tatcggcgactgagaagtgattcgaaccagtgcgctaagattctctcgcttcctaggcggacgcgttatctctagccCATCACTCCAAACCCGACTGTGCTTGTCTACGCAGGCTGGAGAACAACAAATTCCAGATGCCGGAGCACATGGGCACGCATATGGACGCTCCCGCCCACACGGCGAAGGGCAAACTGCGCATGCACGAGATCCCCGTGGACAGACTGGTCGGGCAAGGCGTGGTCATTGACGTCAGGGAGAAGGTCAAGGCCAACCCTGTGTACATGGTCACAGTGGAAGACCTGAAGGTGAAGACgatgttgtattattattattattattattgttgttgttgttgttgttgttgttgtcattgtcatttatttatttatatatttattcatttattatgattatgatgatgatgatgattattgttgctgttgctatttatttatttatttgtttgtttatttatttatttgtttatttatctgtctatctgtcaattcattcattcattcattcatttgtttgtttatttatttatcttatctcTCTTCTTTTATATTCTTAAAATTTCCTTGCCCAGGGTCTTGTGTTTTTACTTCACTTTGgtttgctaacacacacacacgcgcgcgcgcgcgcgcgcgcgcataaacgcacacacatgcaaacacacacacaaacacaaacacacgtatgcacagcacaacacagcacagcacaacacaacagaacgtctgtgtgtgtgtgtgtgtgtgtgtgtgtgtgtgtgtgtgtgtgtgtgtgtgtgtgtgtgtgtgactctgcgtgtgagtgtgtgtgtgtgtgtgtgtgactcagtgtgagtgcgtgactctgtgtgtgtgtctgtgtgtgtgaatgactctgtgtgtgtgtgtgtgtgtgtgtgtgtgtgtgtgtgcgtacgtgcgagtgagtgactctgtgtgtgtgtgtttgtgcgcgtgcgtgcgcgcgcgcgcgcgcgcgtatctgtgcgtgtgtgtgtgtgagtgactctgtgtgtgtgtgtgtgtgtgtgtgtgtgtgacacaggagtgggaggagaggcacgggaggatggaggagaaggccATCGTTCTGGTCAACGCAGGGTGGGCCAGCCGCTACCCGGACTGGAAACGGGTGTTTGGCACCCAGGACCTCAAGAACTACACCTCCTACAGACACCCCAgtatgtggtgtgtctgtctgtctggtcgtctgtctctctggacgtctgtctgtctgtctgtctggtcgtctgtctgtctgtctgtcttgacgtctgtctgtccgtgtgtctgaacacatgtctgtctgtctggacgtctgtctgtcatatccgtgtgtgtaaagcgcttagagcttggtctccgaccgaggatagtcgctatataaatatccatatcaatcaatcaatcaatctgcatttgggttttctttcttttctttttttttttttttactttgatatTCGGGTCAGACACCTCCTTAATTAAAGATGAAACTGAATAACACACCAGTTGCTCAAGGGCATCGGTTTGCACATCGTGAGCTATCCCACCGTCAGTTACATTTCCAGGCATGGTATACTGACGAAGGTGAtgaagatgtggagtgatggccttagaggtaacgcgtccgcctaggaagcgagagaatctgagcgcgctggttcgaatcacggctcagccgccaatattttctccccctccactagaccctgagtggtggtctggacgctagtcattcggatgagacgataaaccaaggtcctgtgtgcagcatgcacttagcgcacgtaaaagaacccacggcaacaaaagggttgttcctggcaaaattctgtagaaaaatccacttcgataggaaaaacaaataaaactgcacgcaggaaaaaagagaaagagagagagcaaaaaaggggcgggtgggggggtggaggtggcgctgtagtgtagtgacgcactctccataggagcagcccgaatttcacgcagagaaatctgttgtgataaaaagaaatacaaatacaagatgaTGCTGGTTGtgttgacgacaacgacgatgtcATGACGACGATATTGGTGGTGATGAGAATGACTGTGGTGACGAAGCCGTGGTGGAGGACGACAGcagtgatgttgatgacgatgacgacgatggtgatcacGACAGTGATGAcggcgatgacaacgacgacgacaacgacgatgtcaatgacgataacaatgataacactgACGATGGTGGCGATGGATAAAGACgcagacgatgacgacgatagaaaaaaaacaactctgcatgtctttattgccaagtgtactgGGTTCAcaatgtaacccagtactacctgccgcatgagaagtctcccaacgacggaccaggcggaggaggaaacctttcctaacggctgtgaaggcggaagaggatgaccaaagggcaggggggagctcttatccttgactggaagtccccctaggagacggagctccgaagaaagaacctgcacctgccgaggccgtcctacacgtggcagtatctgcacctgtgggactgtgagcgtcggtaggcgagagtgcctgcctactcatccgtcggaccaacgggagactccatcactgggTTCTCAAGGAATATGGGGTGCAGGGACGAGGGGTTAGTACATCAATGATACACACATGAATCGGAAAccacgaacaaaacaaacacagtaggactgtgttgatgatgaagacgacgatgacgacgacgatgatgatgaggatgatgatgatgacgtcgacgacgacgacgacgataatgatgttgctgttgatgatgatgatactgatgatgacgacgacgacgatgatggagaagaagaagatgatgatgatgacgacgacgacgacggagaagaagaagaagatgatgatgatgatggtgacgatggtgaagaTGAAGATGCTGTGTCGGACAGGTGTGACAGCGGAGGCGGCGAGGTGGCTTGCCGAGGAGAGGAAGATCTTGGCCCTGGGCATGGACACACCCTCCCCGGACACGGGCAGTAACTCCCGCCTGCCGGTACACGAGGTCTGTCGGCAGGGTGTCTTTCgtggtctgtctctatctctgtctctgtctctctgtgtctctgtctgtctgtctgtctgtctctctcgctctctctctgtctctctctctatctctgtctgtctgtctgtctctctctctgtctgtctgtctgtctctctctcgctatctctctttgtctctctgtgtctatctctctgtctctgtctctctctctctgtctctgtctatctgtgtgtctctgtctctctctgtgtctgtctgtctctctctctctctcgctcccagcGTATATATGTGCCGTGTCTTTGAAAGTAATAGCACATCGTCAGATGAatataggcagagacagaaagtgagtaagagaaaatttctctgtgtgtgtgtgtgtgtgtgtgtgtgtgtgtgtgtgtgtgtgtgtgtgtgagatttcaTAATCTGGAGTATGTACCAGTAAATTTCCGTTCAAAGAAAAGTGGCGAGCACTTCAAAtattttctcactctgtgtgtctctgtctctctctgtctctttctctgtctctatctctctctgtctctctgtctctctctctgtctctctgtctctctctctctctctcagccggaCACGGGCAGTAACTCTCGCCTGCCGGTACACGATGTCTGTGGGCAGGTTACCTttcttgctctctgtgtgtctgtctctgtctctctctccctctctctctctctctctctctctctgtgtctttgtctctctctctgtgtgtctctatctctgtttctctctgtctctctctctgtctctgtctccttctctctctgtctctctctttctgtgtctctgtgtctctttgtctctctctgtctctgtctctctctctcagccggaCACGGGTAGTAACTCTCGCCTGCCGGTACACGAGGTCTGTGGACAGGTTGCCTTTCTtggtctgtctcggtctctgtccacacagggccatatcagggtggaaaaaaaaattaagaaaaaagatGATTCTCCGTCCATGTAGATGTCAACGAGTATGTGATGCTATAGGAACAAATCTGGTATGTGGTGCTATAGGAACAAATCTGGTATGTGGTGCTATAGGAACAAATCTGGTATGTGGTGCTATAGGAACAAATCTGGTATGTGATGCTACAGCAACAACTCTGGCATCTGGCATGTGATGCTATAGGAACAAATCTGACATGTGATGCTATATGAACCACCCTGGCATGTGATGCTATAGGAACGAATCTGGAATGTGATGCTATAGGAACAAATCTGGTATGTGATGCTATAGGAACAAATGTGGAATGTGATGCTATAGGAACTACTCTGGCATATGATGCTATAGGAACAAATCTGACATGTGATGCTATAGGAACAAATGTGGCATGTGATGCTATAGGAACTACTCTGGCATGTGATGCTATAGGAACAAATCTGGTATGCGATGCTATAGGAACTACTCTGGCATCTGGCATGTGATGCTATAGGAACAAATCTGGTATGTGATGCTATAGGAACAAATCTGGCATCTGGCATATGACGCTTTGGGAACAAATCTTGCATGTGATGCTATAGGAACAAATGTGGCATGTGATGCTATAGGAAAAACCCTGGCATGTGATGCTATAGGAACAACCCTGGCATGTGATGCTATAGCAACAACTCTGGCATCTGGCATATGATGCTATAGGAACTACTCTGGTATATGATGCTATAGGAACAAATCTGGTATGCGATGCTATAGGAACAACCCTGGCATGTGATGCTATAGGAACAAATCTGGTATGTGATGCTATAGGAACAAATCTGGTATGTGATGCTATAGGAACATATCTGGCATCTGGCATGTGATGCTATAGGAACAACTCTGGCATGTGATGCTATAAGAACAAATCTGGTATGTGATGCTACAGAAACAACTCTGGCATCTGGCTTGTGATGCTATAGGAACATATCTTGCATCTGGCATGTGATGCTATAGGAACATATCTTGCATCTGGCATGTGATGCCATAGGAACAAATTTGGCATGTGATGCTATAGGAACAACTCTTGCATGTGATGCTATAGGAATAAATCTGACATGTGATGGCACTGGAATAAATCTGGTATGTGATGCTATAGGAACAAATCTGGCATGTGATGCTATAGGAACAACTCTGGCATGTGATGCTATAGGAACAACCCTGGCATGTGATGCTATAGGAACGAATCTGGTATCTGATGCTATAGGAACAAATCTGGCATGTGATGCTATAGGAACAAATCTGGCATGTGATGCTATAGGAACAAATCTGGTATGTGATGCTATAGGAACAAATCTGGCATCTGGCATGTGATGCTATAGTAACAAATGTGGGATGTGATGCTATAGTAACAAATGTGGGATGTGATGCTATAGGAACAACCCTGGCATGTGATGCTATAGGAACAAATCTGGCATGTGATGCTATAGGAACAAATCTGGCATGTGATGCTTTTGGAACAAATCTGGTATCTGGCATGTGATGCTATAGGAACAAATCTGGCATGTGATGCTATAGGAACAAATCTGGCATGTGATGCTATATGAACAACTCTGGCATGTGATGCTATAGGAACAAATCTGGCATCTGGCATGTGATGCTATAGGAACAACTCTGGCATATGGTGCTATAGGAACAACTCTGGCATGTGATGCTATAGGAACAAATCTGACATGTGGCATGTGATGCTATAGGAACGAAGCTGACATGTGGTTCTGTTTGAACAAATCTGGCATCTGGCATGTGATGCTATAGGAACAACTCTGGCATGTGATGCTACTGGAAAAATGTGACATATGATGCTATAGGAACAAATCTAGCATCTGGCATGTGATGCTATAGGAACGAAGCTGACATGTGGTACTGTTTGAACAAATCTGGCACGTGGTGCTATAGGAACAACTCTGGCAAGGCCATGTCGGCCTGGACGTCAAAATGGTTTCTAACTGCTGCCGACAGGTCCTGCTGGGGAGAAACATTCTGATTCTGGAGAACGTGGCCAACCTGAATAGTCTGCCGCCCAAaggcaccaccatcatcatgggGGCCCTCAACATCCACGACGGCAGCGGAGCCCCCATGCGCATGCTCGCCCTCATCGGAAGCGGAAGCTGCAAGTTGCAGTTCATGCCTGTCTCCAGTTTGATTGTCCTGAGTCTGGGACTGGGCTTCGTCCGGTGGTTGGTCCAGTAAAGGACCTGGGTTCTGTTCCAGTAGTGAAGGACGTGGATTCTGTTCTAATTGTGAAGGTCCTTGTTTCTGTTCTACCTGGTAAAGGACCTTCGTTTTGTTCTGAGCGTAAACAACCTTGATTCTGTTCTATCTGGGGGTTTGTCCTCATGTAGGATGTGAACCTGACACATTCACAATTTGAACGACAACTCAGCATTGAGCTGAAACATATGGGGCATTAATAAACATGCACATTTCACATCGTTTATTCGCTCACGTATGTAACTCTAGAAGATCTGCATTCAAGGAAAAATAATGGTCAACGCTGTAGAGTCCTTTCGTCTTGAACACACGCTCCAGTTGACTGACTAAACTAAAACACAGCTGTGGCTAACAGGTAGTTGCTGAAGAGAGACAACATTCATTCAGAAATGGCCCATCTTTTGTTAGTTAGAATCTGGAATTTTATTCCCCACTGAGAATGTGTCGGTCTTATATGCGAACGAGGATAATACCCAGTCAATACTGTACGCCTGCAATTTTTGTACGCTTTATGTATGAAGAAAATATCACAAcaacgatgctgctgctgatgatgattatcatcatgaccatgatcatggtcttttgttttgctttgtgttcaCGTATTATATGGGTGGCTGAGATATCAACCGGCATGATTCATGATTTTTTtcaacgatcatgatgatgattaaaatgaTGCTAACTAGCCTTGGCTATCCTTGTGTTATTCGAAGAATGAAATAAGCTAGGGTTTTTTTGCGAAAATGTGTTGTTCGTAATAAAGTGTTTACCTAAGATTTTATATGTACTGAGTGCGGAGGTTGACGATAGAGGTATATAAGTCCtgataccaaaacacacacacacacacacacacacacacacacacacacacacacacacacacacacacacagatgaatttCTTTAGTTCCGAGGATAGTAGACAAGCACTGGTGTGCGTTTTACACCCAGTCTCAACTGAAACAGGGTCTGCACACAATGCTAAATGAATGCATAAGAATGATTGTATAatacatagaaaaaaacacacatgtatgtatgtatgacgcCATGAttggccgtcctacacgtggcagtatctgcacctgtgggactgtgagcgtcggtaggcgagagagtggggaagggactgcacaactcctcctcactaaaaaaaaaaaaagtcacctgtgctggtcaggcaaccaggctaagctcatcttctggagacattttcccttgcaacacttgtgggaagtgctgcgcatccagaatcggcctattctcccatatgaggacacacaccgacagataagcctgcctgcctactcatccgtcgtcggtccgacgggagactccaacatgACGcgatcttgttttcttttttttttttctttacatcacCTTTCATTACCAGCATTAGGGAAGTCAATAGACTGaagtaccccacccccacaccccagctgAGATTGAGAACGCCAGTAAATTTTGATTGATGACTCTGGGTCACTTTTCATCGGAGGGTAATTCACTACCATTGCTAAGGTATCTGGTAAATTCACAGAGAACGAAATGTACTTATGTCAGTCATACAATTTGAGAAGAACGACATGCACTTACATCAGTTATACAATTGGCTTTTCTCTCTCCATCGAGacaattcatttcatttttattatctcGTAATCCTAGTGTATAATataattttatgtgtgtatgtaatatatatat
This genomic interval from Babylonia areolata isolate BAREFJ2019XMU chromosome 8, ASM4173473v1, whole genome shotgun sequence contains the following:
- the LOC143284553 gene encoding isatin hydrolase-like — encoded protein: MMEAATSPAFLRVPMTTALMLVVVLVVVTSRCDGVTVVDLTHQLKEGESISWPVNPPFNFTIMHRGPLPLLNNLWLENNKFQMPEHMGTHMDAPAHTAKGKLRMHEIPVDRLVGQGVVIDVREKVKANPVYMVTVEDLKEWEERHGRMEEKAIVLVNAGWASRYPDWKRVFGTQDLKNYTSYRHPSVTAEAARWLAEERKILALGMDTPSPDTGSNSRLPVHEVLLGRNILILENVANLNSLPPKGTTIIMGALNIHDGSGAPMRMLALIGSGSCKLQFMPVSSLIVLSLGLGFVRWLVQ